A section of the Hyalangium minutum genome encodes:
- a CDS encoding oligosaccharide flippase family protein gives MNATAAPEATTSEVKARAQKGVLVLAARTLVSQGLRVVSALCLSRLLFPDDYGLFGIVSYAATLGAYMGDLGLSAALVRQTREPTAEETSTLFWGHQVLTGLVAIIVSLLAPTLVAGYALGAQALPMLYVMAAGLFFYSLRVIPLMALERQLAFPVIARAEIIENLAQVVITIGLAALGCGAWALAGGGLARGVVGLVCIWMASPWRPQFTFHGSIIRRLLGFGLAYQLPPIVAAFTAGWVPLVVGRVLGKDSVGLVNWAWALASTPMMLSAILNRVAFPAYCRLQDDPVGFAEYLRTSLRRLSAALCLLIPLAVLAVPVAVPLLFGERWVPAVPLVQWFSMECILVTLTGLLATAQNAGGRPWERLAVTVGVGASKWALGLWLIHRFGLNGVGPLGVVVGLGELWVTAWLVSRLNPALRGIVTEVVEPFVTVGLLLLGACLAAAYAFREGLWAQALAGGVLFSGLFLLRERLPGRVPLVAELRTIVALVRARRRGVAPGGAVP, from the coding sequence ATGAACGCCACCGCCGCCCCAGAAGCCACCACCTCCGAGGTGAAGGCTCGCGCCCAGAAGGGCGTGCTCGTGCTGGCCGCCCGCACCCTGGTATCGCAGGGGCTGCGGGTGGTGAGCGCCCTGTGTCTGTCGCGCCTGTTGTTCCCGGATGACTATGGCCTGTTCGGCATCGTCTCGTACGCGGCCACACTGGGGGCGTACATGGGGGACCTGGGGCTGAGCGCCGCGCTGGTTCGCCAGACCCGCGAGCCCACGGCGGAAGAGACCTCGACGCTCTTTTGGGGCCACCAGGTGCTGACGGGGCTCGTCGCCATCATCGTGTCGCTGCTGGCACCCACGCTCGTCGCGGGCTACGCGCTGGGCGCCCAGGCGCTGCCGATGCTCTACGTCATGGCCGCGGGCCTGTTTTTCTACTCCCTGCGCGTCATCCCGCTGATGGCGCTGGAGCGGCAGCTGGCCTTCCCGGTCATCGCTCGCGCCGAAATCATCGAGAACCTGGCGCAGGTGGTCATCACCATCGGGCTGGCGGCGCTGGGGTGTGGGGCCTGGGCGCTGGCGGGAGGCGGGCTGGCGCGCGGAGTGGTGGGGTTGGTGTGCATCTGGATGGCGTCTCCCTGGCGGCCCCAGTTCACCTTCCACGGCTCGATCATCCGGAGGCTGCTGGGGTTCGGGCTGGCGTACCAGCTGCCGCCGATCGTCGCGGCGTTCACGGCGGGCTGGGTGCCGCTCGTGGTGGGACGGGTGCTGGGCAAGGACTCGGTGGGGCTCGTCAACTGGGCGTGGGCGCTGGCCTCCACGCCGATGATGCTCAGCGCGATCCTCAACCGCGTGGCCTTCCCGGCCTACTGCCGGCTGCAGGATGACCCAGTGGGCTTCGCGGAGTACCTGCGCACCTCGCTGCGGCGCCTGTCCGCGGCGCTCTGCCTGCTCATTCCGTTGGCAGTGCTGGCGGTGCCGGTGGCCGTGCCACTCCTGTTCGGCGAGCGCTGGGTGCCTGCGGTGCCGCTGGTGCAGTGGTTCAGCATGGAGTGCATCCTCGTCACGCTCACGGGGCTGCTGGCCACCGCGCAGAACGCGGGCGGGCGGCCGTGGGAGCGGCTCGCCGTCACGGTGGGCGTGGGCGCCTCGAAGTGGGCGCTGGGGCTCTGGCTCATCCATCGCTTCGGGCTCAACGGCGTGGGGCCGCTGGGTGTCGTCGTGGGCCTGGGCGAGCTGTGGGTGACGGCGTGGCTCGTCTCTCGGCTCAACCCCGCGCTGCGAGGGATTGTGACGGAGGTGGTGGAGCCTTTCGTCACCGTGGGTCTGCTGCTGCTGGGAGCCTGCCTCGCCGCGGCGTACGCCTTCCGGGAGGGGCTGTGGGCGCAGGCGCTCGCCGGTGGGGTGCTGTTCTCGGGCCTCTTCCTGCTGCGGGAGCGGTTGCCGGGGCGAGTACCGTTGGTGGCGGAGCTGCGGACCATCGTGGCGCTCGTCCGAGCGCGGCGCAGGGGCGTGGCGCCGGGAGGGGCCGTGCCATGA
- a CDS encoding HsdM family class I SAM-dependent methyltransferase gives MSTGTTIKSLQDIMRKDAGVDGDAQRLSQLVWMLFLKAFDGHEAEQEQRNPSYTSPIPERLRWRTWAKNPEGLTGEALLDFVNHDLFKTLKALPAKGKHATMAAVVRGVFEDAHNAMKSGTLMRQVIQKLNALDLHRASDRHELGDLYEKLLADLQNAGNAGEYYTPRAVTQFIISQVNPRLGEKVLDPACGTGGFLTCALEHMRTQDVKSPRDEAALQASILGVEKKPLPHVLCVTNMLLHGIEVPSNIHHGNALARPLRDYGPEDQVDVILTNPPFGGIEENGLETHFPPELRSRETADLFLVLILTLLKKGGRAALVLPDGILFGEGVKARIKERLLRECNLHTIVRLPKGVFHPYTGIKTNLLFFTKGEPTQELWFYEHPYPAGARSYSKTRPLRLEEFEPEKHWWTHRQETEHAWKVRIGEVQARGYNLDMKNPRARDDAPGDIEGLVRQYREAAAEAVRARNAVRDELRDALERPPQ, from the coding sequence ATGTCGACGGGGACGACTATCAAGAGCCTCCAGGACATCATGCGGAAGGACGCGGGCGTGGACGGAGACGCCCAGCGCCTCAGCCAGCTCGTGTGGATGCTCTTCCTGAAGGCCTTCGACGGCCACGAGGCGGAGCAGGAGCAGCGGAACCCGAGCTACACGTCTCCCATCCCGGAGCGGCTGCGGTGGCGCACCTGGGCGAAGAACCCGGAGGGGCTCACGGGCGAGGCGCTCCTGGACTTCGTCAACCATGACCTGTTCAAGACCCTGAAGGCGCTCCCAGCCAAGGGGAAGCACGCAACCATGGCGGCCGTGGTGCGAGGGGTGTTCGAGGACGCCCACAACGCGATGAAGTCGGGCACGTTGATGCGGCAGGTCATCCAGAAGCTCAACGCGCTCGATCTCCACCGGGCCTCGGATCGGCACGAGCTGGGGGACCTCTACGAGAAGCTCCTCGCGGACCTGCAGAACGCCGGCAACGCAGGCGAGTACTACACACCGCGAGCGGTGACGCAGTTCATCATCAGCCAGGTCAACCCGAGGCTCGGAGAGAAGGTGCTGGACCCGGCGTGCGGCACGGGTGGCTTTCTCACCTGTGCGCTCGAGCACATGCGCACCCAGGACGTGAAGAGCCCCCGGGATGAGGCGGCGCTGCAGGCGAGCATCTTGGGGGTAGAGAAGAAGCCGCTGCCTCACGTGCTGTGCGTGACGAACATGCTGTTGCACGGCATTGAAGTGCCTTCGAACATCCATCACGGGAACGCGCTGGCGCGTCCCCTGCGAGACTACGGCCCTGAGGACCAGGTCGACGTCATCCTCACGAACCCACCGTTCGGAGGCATCGAGGAGAACGGGCTCGAAACCCACTTCCCGCCGGAGCTCCGCAGCCGGGAGACAGCGGATCTCTTCCTGGTGCTCATCCTGACGCTGCTGAAAAAGGGAGGCCGGGCCGCACTGGTGCTACCGGACGGGATCCTCTTCGGCGAGGGCGTGAAGGCGCGCATCAAGGAGCGGCTGCTCCGGGAGTGCAACCTCCACACCATCGTCCGGCTGCCCAAGGGCGTCTTCCATCCGTACACGGGTATCAAGACGAACCTGCTCTTCTTCACGAAGGGCGAGCCCACCCAGGAGCTCTGGTTCTACGAGCACCCGTACCCCGCCGGAGCCAGGAGCTATTCGAAGACGCGGCCACTGCGCCTCGAGGAGTTCGAGCCCGAGAAGCACTGGTGGACCCATCGCCAGGAGACCGAGCACGCCTGGAAGGTCCGCATCGGAGAGGTCCAGGCACGGGGCTACAATCTGGACATGAAGAATCCTCGCGCCCGGGATGACGCACCTGGGGATATCGAGGGGTTGGTACGGCAGTATCGCGAAGCGGCAGCCGAAGCCGTGAGGGCCCGAAACGCCGTACGGGACGAGCTCCGGGACGCCTTGGAGAGACCGCCGCAATGA
- a CDS encoding glycosyltransferase family 2 protein, whose product MPFFSIVIATYNRARLIGETLETVFAQEFTDYEVLVADDGSTDGTREVLARYGERVRVLRQENQGPGPARNLGIRHAAGQYVVFLDSDDLWFPWTLAAYHQAIGMYGKPSVVMGTPAKFQRPEELSRVKRGALKTHAFADYFATAEAPFVRTACVVAVRTEALLRVGGFTPLRIISEDHDLLYRLGTEPCFVWMEEPLVVGYRQHGSSSSRDLERGYEGLCYQLEQERLGRYPGSEARRRERLTLILHGVRHVSRWLVEHGRPDLALDLYRRSLPAHLVVPRWRYMLGFAPWMVASVALKPFRR is encoded by the coding sequence ATGCCCTTCTTCTCCATCGTCATCGCCACGTACAACCGGGCCCGGCTGATCGGCGAGACACTGGAGACCGTCTTCGCCCAGGAGTTCACCGACTACGAGGTGCTCGTGGCGGATGATGGCTCCACGGATGGCACGCGCGAGGTGCTCGCGCGCTACGGCGAGCGGGTGCGCGTGCTGCGCCAGGAGAACCAGGGGCCTGGACCGGCGAGGAACCTCGGCATTCGGCACGCCGCGGGCCAGTACGTGGTGTTCCTGGACAGCGATGACCTGTGGTTTCCGTGGACCCTGGCGGCCTACCACCAAGCTATCGGCATGTACGGAAAGCCCTCGGTGGTGATGGGCACTCCCGCCAAGTTCCAGCGTCCGGAAGAGCTGTCCAGGGTGAAGCGAGGCGCGCTGAAGACCCATGCCTTCGCGGACTACTTCGCGACGGCGGAGGCGCCGTTCGTCCGGACCGCTTGCGTGGTCGCCGTGAGGACAGAGGCGCTGCTTCGCGTGGGAGGGTTCACGCCGCTGCGCATCATCTCCGAGGACCACGACCTGCTGTACCGGCTGGGCACGGAGCCGTGCTTCGTGTGGATGGAGGAGCCGCTCGTGGTGGGCTACCGCCAACACGGGAGTTCCTCGTCTCGGGACCTCGAGCGCGGCTACGAGGGGCTGTGCTACCAACTGGAGCAAGAGCGGCTCGGGCGCTATCCGGGGAGTGAGGCACGGAGGCGCGAGCGGCTGACGTTGATCCTCCACGGCGTACGGCACGTGTCACGCTGGTTGGTGGAGCACGGACGGCCGGACCTCGCACTGGACCTGTACCGGCGGAGCTTGCCTGCGCACCTCGTGGTGCCGCGCTGGCGCTACATGCTGGGGTTCGCGCCATGGATGGTGGCGTCGGTCGCGCTGAAGCCGTTTCGCCGCTGA
- a CDS encoding class I SAM-dependent methyltransferase, translating to MQPGGILHFLRREVLVSEHEVLFRTLREALVGTCDSVLDVGCGFRSPIRSFSHLIPRTVGVDGYDKAIERSRAAGIHSEYHCMDLMKVGEAFGPKSFDAAIALDVIEHFDKPDGYRFLEMLESIARKRVILFTPNGFLPQDEWDGNVHQHHRSGWEVYDFELRGYRVTGMSGWKPLRGDYALPRIRPRRLGGFVARLTEPFASRFPKHAFQLLAIRDMEAS from the coding sequence ATGCAACCTGGTGGCATCCTGCACTTCCTCCGGCGCGAGGTGCTGGTGAGCGAGCACGAGGTGCTCTTCCGCACCCTGCGCGAGGCGCTCGTCGGCACGTGTGACAGCGTGCTGGACGTGGGCTGCGGGTTCCGCTCGCCGATCCGCTCCTTCTCCCACCTCATCCCCCGCACCGTGGGCGTGGACGGCTACGACAAGGCCATCGAGCGCAGCCGCGCCGCAGGCATCCACAGCGAGTACCACTGCATGGATCTCATGAAGGTGGGTGAGGCGTTCGGCCCCAAGAGCTTCGACGCCGCCATCGCCTTGGATGTCATCGAGCACTTCGACAAGCCGGACGGCTACCGGTTTCTGGAGATGCTCGAGTCCATCGCACGCAAGCGCGTCATCCTCTTCACGCCCAACGGCTTCCTCCCTCAGGACGAGTGGGACGGCAACGTGCACCAGCACCACCGCTCGGGCTGGGAGGTGTATGACTTCGAGCTGCGCGGCTACCGCGTCACCGGCATGAGCGGGTGGAAGCCCCTACGCGGCGACTATGCCTTGCCCCGCATCCGCCCTCGCCGGCTCGGCGGCTTCGTGGCACGGCTCACCGAGCCCTTCGCCTCGCGCTTCCCCAAGCATGCCTTCCAGCTCCTGGCCATCCGGGACATGGAGGCCTCCTGA
- a CDS encoding restriction endonuclease subunit S — protein sequence MTPALEHFELLAEAEGDIEKLRELTLDLAVRGRLLPSDTSHWIKTRLGELIRLTYGKALPERARNPAGQVPVYGSNGVVGRHDQALVHQPCLIVGRKGSAGSIHCVTEPCWPIDTAYFVTAPPEVELEFLFVLLRSLKLERLGRAIAVPGLNRNDAYALTVCLPPCEEQRRIVAKVNELMQRLDEWESRRAKQRALQARLRSSVLDALVLAQKPEAFSAAWRHALDHFEVLFERPEDIQALRELVLHAALRGILTKSEPDDGSADTLLSHLGSERQRMRGNIRVKDTHLPPVSPAEEPYPLPSSWRWCRLGHFGGLLGGGTPSKANTALWSGPIPWVSPKDMKRSYLDDTEDHLSELAVEQSSLRRIPPGSLLFVVRGMILAHSFPVALTTREVTINQDMKGLVPALPETGPYLLWACKAARARILQHVERSSHGTCRLDTRRVQETPIPLPSLPEQRRIVSRLEALTRQCDELELRLRQADQAASKLTESMVATLVSS from the coding sequence ATGACGCCGGCTCTGGAGCACTTCGAGCTCCTCGCAGAGGCGGAAGGAGACATCGAGAAGCTCCGGGAGCTGACCCTCGATTTGGCGGTGCGAGGACGGCTGCTGCCCTCGGACACCTCCCACTGGATAAAGACACGGTTGGGAGAGCTGATCCGCTTGACCTACGGCAAGGCGCTCCCCGAGAGAGCCCGCAACCCAGCGGGCCAAGTGCCCGTGTATGGCTCCAACGGAGTGGTGGGCCGTCACGACCAGGCGCTGGTCCACCAGCCCTGCCTCATTGTCGGGCGCAAGGGTTCTGCGGGGAGCATCCACTGCGTCACGGAGCCATGCTGGCCCATCGACACGGCCTATTTCGTGACGGCGCCACCGGAGGTGGAGCTGGAGTTCCTGTTCGTGCTGCTCCGGTCATTGAAGCTGGAGCGCTTGGGACGAGCCATCGCAGTCCCAGGCCTGAATCGAAACGATGCCTATGCGCTGACCGTGTGCCTCCCGCCCTGCGAGGAGCAGCGACGCATCGTCGCCAAGGTCAACGAGCTGATGCAGCGGCTCGATGAGTGGGAGTCTCGAAGAGCGAAGCAGCGAGCCCTTCAAGCCCGCCTCCGCTCCTCCGTTCTCGACGCGCTCGTCTTGGCCCAGAAGCCCGAGGCCTTCTCCGCCGCCTGGAGACACGCTCTCGACCACTTCGAGGTGCTCTTCGAGCGGCCCGAAGACATTCAGGCCCTGAGAGAGCTCGTGCTCCACGCGGCCCTGAGGGGCATCCTCACGAAGTCAGAACCCGATGACGGAAGCGCGGACACACTGCTCTCCCACCTCGGCTCCGAGCGCCAGCGCATGCGAGGGAACATCCGGGTGAAGGATACACACCTGCCTCCTGTCAGCCCCGCGGAGGAGCCGTATCCGCTCCCCTCCTCCTGGCGATGGTGCCGTCTGGGCCACTTCGGTGGCCTGCTGGGCGGGGGCACTCCCTCCAAAGCCAACACCGCCCTCTGGAGTGGACCCATCCCCTGGGTCAGTCCCAAGGACATGAAGCGCTCCTATCTCGACGACACGGAGGACCACCTCTCCGAGCTCGCTGTCGAGCAATCCTCTCTCCGGCGCATTCCCCCGGGCAGCCTGCTCTTCGTGGTGCGAGGGATGATCCTCGCCCATTCATTCCCAGTCGCGCTGACCACGCGGGAGGTCACCATCAACCAGGACATGAAGGGCCTGGTGCCCGCCCTTCCCGAGACAGGGCCATACCTGCTCTGGGCCTGCAAGGCGGCACGTGCCCGCATTCTTCAACACGTAGAGCGCTCGTCCCACGGCACCTGCCGGCTCGACACCCGGCGCGTGCAGGAAACCCCCATTCCTCTTCCCTCTCTGCCCGAGCAGCGGCGCATCGTGAGCAGGCTCGAAGCCCTCACGAGGCAATGCGACGAGCTCGAGCTCCGGTTGCGCCAAGCGGACCAAGCTGCCTCGAAGCTAACCGAATCGATGGTGGCAACCCTGGTCTCGTCCTGA
- a CDS encoding FadR/GntR family transcriptional regulator, whose product MERMGFVAHIEEDLERTISQGRLPASGFLPSESLLARQYGVSRTTVREALLRLAARGLVVQHPGRKTRAVAMDVAVTLENLSVALHAEGPAHPERRRLLEGYLELKREMTVELLSACCERATQADLETLQDACFMLREEARWKGRPGWVEREFNLLRQAAIFSGRPGHFLLIQSLERSFWGMSGRLLPHLDGEAICGWAHAAFSALHDKDVQALKHQLAPLLQACDERLLRGLSALQDAARPHMIPLGPTELPRKQPSQEAPFPDQNSRPDVARYESSTGALFGEPRIGPETATTNPLLVEEVQELHSDLAAATGESVLAKEAQEVHTELEAVTCEPSLEQVQKVHAERESARSEPVSDAQIQEAHTEPGTATGEVPAEFGANLSACWTGSDKKRSAGVPPPASVPCGLGCPSSDTELGRAVSPAGDEEGEIGAVSEKP is encoded by the coding sequence ATGGAACGGATGGGTTTTGTGGCGCATATCGAGGAGGACCTGGAGCGGACGATTTCGCAGGGACGGTTACCCGCGAGTGGCTTTCTTCCCTCGGAGAGCTTGCTGGCACGGCAGTATGGCGTCTCGCGAACCACCGTGAGGGAAGCGCTGCTGCGGTTGGCGGCGCGAGGCTTGGTGGTGCAGCACCCCGGGCGTAAGACCCGCGCAGTAGCCATGGACGTGGCGGTCACGCTCGAGAACCTGAGCGTGGCGCTGCATGCAGAAGGCCCGGCACACCCCGAGAGGCGACGGCTGCTGGAGGGGTACCTCGAGCTGAAGCGAGAGATGACAGTCGAGCTGCTGTCAGCCTGCTGCGAACGTGCCACCCAGGCGGATCTGGAGACACTGCAGGACGCCTGCTTCATGTTGAGGGAAGAGGCGCGCTGGAAAGGGCGTCCTGGTTGGGTGGAGCGAGAGTTCAACCTGTTGCGGCAGGCAGCAATCTTCTCGGGCCGTCCTGGACACTTCCTGCTCATCCAATCGCTGGAGCGTTCCTTCTGGGGGATGTCCGGGCGCTTGTTACCCCATCTGGACGGCGAAGCCATCTGTGGGTGGGCACATGCCGCGTTCTCAGCTCTGCATGACAAGGACGTGCAGGCGCTGAAGCATCAGCTGGCACCCTTGCTTCAGGCGTGCGACGAGCGCCTCCTCCGAGGACTCTCAGCCTTACAAGATGCCGCCCGCCCGCATATGATTCCTCTCGGTCCAACGGAGCTGCCCCGAAAGCAGCCCTCACAAGAAGCTCCGTTTCCGGACCAGAACTCCAGGCCCGATGTTGCGAGGTACGAGTCCTCAACAGGGGCCCTGTTTGGGGAACCTCGCATCGGGCCTGAGACCGCGACGACCAATCCATTGTTGGTGGAAGAGGTTCAGGAACTTCACTCCGACCTTGCTGCGGCAACGGGCGAATCCGTGTTGGCGAAGGAGGCCCAGGAAGTTCACACCGAGCTTGAAGCCGTGACGTGTGAGCCATCGTTGGAACAGGTCCAGAAGGTTCACGCTGAGCGAGAGTCTGCGAGGAGCGAACCCGTCTCCGATGCGCAAATCCAGGAGGCTCACACCGAGCCGGGGACCGCTACGGGCGAGGTGCCGGCCGAGTTCGGCGCGAACTTGTCTGCTTGTTGGACAGGTTCCGACAAAAAGCGGTCGGCAGGGGTCCCTCCTCCCGCGTCTGTGCCCTGCGGCTTGGGCTGCCCCTCAAGCGATACGGAACTTGGGCGGGCGGTGTCTCCTGCCGGCGACGAGGAGGGAGAGATTGGAGCTGTCTCCGAGAAGCCCTGA
- a CDS encoding glycosyltransferase family 2 protein — translation MTQKPDLVISIVNHSNPELLHDCLRTLFATTRQCTFEVWVVDNATDGRGVEAMRRDFPQVRWLFNKERKGFSANHNQVLTQAKARHFCVFNDDTIVHEGAFDALVRFMDANPRVGMAGARLLNADGTVQNCAFREMTLAQALWDICFLPRPLHFLKRQHIHPAQYGYEQARVSWVLGACMVVREECLRDVGLLDERLSPLGNTEDTDWCVRAWKAGWEVAFCPDAVITHLTSRSFRPSASGPDKIRVELWRTRLAFFRKHHGRLHEQLMRLILVGTLPWNSFVLTQSLVRRRLSLSEYKRQLSTFLRISEMGLRARVG, via the coding sequence ATGACGCAGAAGCCGGATCTGGTCATCTCCATCGTCAATCACAGCAACCCGGAGCTGCTGCACGACTGCCTGCGGACGTTGTTCGCGACGACGCGGCAGTGCACCTTCGAGGTATGGGTGGTGGACAACGCCACGGACGGGCGGGGCGTAGAGGCCATGCGGCGCGACTTCCCGCAGGTGCGCTGGCTCTTCAACAAGGAGCGCAAGGGCTTCTCGGCCAACCACAACCAGGTGCTGACCCAGGCGAAGGCCCGCCACTTCTGTGTCTTCAATGACGACACCATCGTGCACGAGGGAGCGTTCGACGCGCTGGTGCGCTTCATGGACGCGAACCCGCGCGTGGGCATGGCGGGGGCGCGGCTGCTCAACGCGGACGGCACGGTACAGAATTGCGCGTTCCGGGAGATGACACTGGCGCAGGCGCTTTGGGACATCTGCTTCCTGCCGCGCCCGTTGCACTTCCTGAAGCGGCAGCACATTCACCCAGCGCAGTACGGCTACGAGCAAGCGCGGGTGAGCTGGGTGCTGGGCGCCTGTATGGTGGTGCGGGAGGAGTGCCTGCGAGACGTGGGGCTCTTGGACGAGAGGCTCTCTCCGCTGGGGAACACGGAGGACACGGACTGGTGCGTGCGAGCGTGGAAGGCAGGTTGGGAGGTGGCCTTCTGCCCGGACGCGGTCATCACTCACCTGACGAGCCGCTCATTCCGGCCCTCGGCGTCGGGGCCGGACAAGATCCGCGTGGAGCTGTGGCGCACGCGGTTGGCCTTCTTCCGCAAGCACCATGGCCGGCTCCATGAGCAGCTCATGCGGCTCATCCTGGTGGGGACGCTGCCGTGGAACTCGTTCGTGCTGACACAGTCGCTGGTGCGGAGGCGGCTGAGCCTGAGCGAGTACAAGCGGCAGCTCTCCACGTTCTTGCGCATCTCTGAGATGGGCCTGCGCGCGCGAGTGGGGTGA
- a CDS encoding glycosyltransferase family 4 protein: MSGLRVLLAIHHPLDPNLGAPGVTLALGEALTGLGCEVSYYGFGEAFPGVTAYSAWHSVRFPWTLSAWLTRNAGRFDVLDITTGDCWPWARLSRPGAKRRHALVTRSHGLEHVVTEQLRTDARAGAANLSWKYPLYHGGFRLWEVGQSLRLSDRVVLLNPLDRDYASGHLGVPAEHICLIPHGLPEPFRALPPPELLAEGPLRLAFVGSWIQRKGREDVVAVARALLEQHVAFSLSILGTGTGEAEVLAAFPAAARERIRVVPRYRHAELPTLLREHEVLLFPSHAEGYGMSLIEAMACGLAPIATPVGVAPEVVREGESGRLLPIGDVPGFTAAVRAYAEDRQRLLEVRRAAQTAVQGMTWRDVALRTLRLYESALQAR, encoded by the coding sequence GTGTCCGGCCTGCGAGTGCTTCTCGCCATCCACCATCCGCTCGATCCGAATCTCGGTGCCCCGGGTGTCACCCTCGCATTGGGGGAGGCGCTCACCGGGCTCGGCTGCGAGGTTTCGTACTACGGCTTTGGTGAGGCCTTCCCCGGCGTCACTGCGTACTCGGCCTGGCACTCCGTGCGCTTTCCCTGGACGCTCTCCGCGTGGCTGACGCGCAATGCCGGGCGCTTCGATGTGCTCGACATCACCACGGGCGACTGTTGGCCCTGGGCCCGCCTGAGCCGCCCCGGAGCGAAGCGCCGCCATGCCCTCGTCACGCGGAGCCACGGTCTGGAGCACGTCGTCACCGAGCAGCTCCGCACAGACGCCCGCGCCGGTGCCGCGAACCTGAGCTGGAAGTATCCGCTCTACCACGGCGGCTTCCGGCTCTGGGAAGTGGGCCAGTCTCTGCGGCTCTCGGATCGTGTCGTGCTCCTCAACCCGCTGGATCGCGACTACGCGAGCGGCCACCTGGGGGTCCCCGCCGAGCACATCTGCCTCATCCCCCACGGCCTGCCCGAGCCTTTCCGAGCGCTCCCGCCTCCCGAGCTCCTCGCCGAGGGCCCGCTGCGCCTGGCCTTCGTGGGCTCTTGGATTCAGCGCAAGGGCCGCGAGGATGTCGTCGCCGTGGCTCGAGCACTGCTCGAGCAGCACGTGGCCTTTTCTCTCTCCATTCTGGGGACTGGGACCGGAGAGGCCGAGGTGCTCGCCGCTTTCCCCGCCGCCGCACGGGAGCGCATCCGCGTGGTGCCGCGCTACCGCCACGCGGAGCTGCCCACCCTGCTCCGCGAGCACGAGGTGCTGCTCTTCCCCAGCCACGCCGAGGGCTATGGCATGTCGCTCATCGAGGCCATGGCCTGTGGGCTCGCTCCCATCGCCACGCCGGTGGGGGTGGCGCCCGAGGTCGTCCGTGAGGGCGAGTCCGGCCGGTTGCTGCCCATCGGCGATGTGCCGGGCTTCACCGCCGCCGTGCGCGCCTACGCCGAGGACCGGCAGCGGCTGCTCGAGGTCCGCCGCGCCGCGCAGACTGCCGTACAGGGGATGACATGGAGGGACGTGGCGCTGCGGACGCTGCGTCTCTACGAGTCCGCACTCCAAGCACGGTAA
- a CDS encoding class I SAM-dependent methyltransferase produces the protein MRVITHFGLWLAGLEQAQTQTSAAERACLAKHAAGKQRLVEIGVWHGVTTRVLRSVMDPSATLYAVDPFPPGRLRFSFQYLIAHREVGAVRNGRVTWVRATGEEAARRHRAQGLPPVDFIFIDGDHTYDGLRVDWTGWSPLVAPGGVVALHDSRDAKENPRPGAGSVRYTSEVIVKDATFEVIDEQESLTVLRRRAA, from the coding sequence ATGCGCGTCATCACCCACTTCGGCCTCTGGCTCGCCGGTCTGGAGCAGGCCCAGACGCAGACGTCCGCGGCCGAGCGTGCGTGCCTGGCGAAGCACGCGGCGGGCAAGCAGCGGCTGGTGGAGATCGGCGTGTGGCACGGGGTAACGACGCGGGTGCTGCGCAGCGTGATGGACCCGAGCGCGACGCTGTACGCGGTGGATCCGTTTCCCCCCGGCCGGCTGCGGTTCAGCTTCCAGTACCTCATCGCGCACCGGGAGGTGGGCGCGGTGCGCAACGGGCGGGTGACCTGGGTGCGAGCGACGGGCGAGGAGGCCGCACGTCGCCACCGGGCACAGGGGCTGCCGCCGGTGGACTTCATCTTCATCGACGGAGACCACACGTACGACGGGCTCCGGGTGGACTGGACGGGCTGGAGCCCGCTGGTGGCGCCCGGAGGCGTGGTGGCGCTGCATGACAGCCGGGACGCGAAGGAGAACCCGCGTCCGGGGGCAGGCAGCGTGCGCTACACGAGCGAGGTCATCGTGAAGGATGCCACCTTCGAGGTGATCGACGAGCAGGAATCCCTGACGGTGCTGCGCCGCCGCGCGGCCTGA